GTGGTGACGAAGGAAGCCCCGAACTACCGCGTCGATTAGTGGCTGGCTCGGCCATGCATCGAGCGAATACGGGCGCGTGCCGCCCGCGGCGCCCTGCAACGTACTGACCGCAGTACGCCTCGGGACGCCGCGGGCGACCCGCATCCCGTCTCGCTCGCGCCTGACCGCGCCTTTCGGTTGTCGTCGATTGTCACGACCCGTCACAGCCGCCCGTTTCATCACCGGTGGGCCCGGACGGCACGTCTCGCGGCGCCTCCCTTTCATGAAGGATTCGCCACTGCGTCTTGAACGAGTTGTACAAAGAGCGGCACTTTTCCCCTCCGTCTGGTCCGATGACGCGATTCGGTCAGAACGGCCGGTTTGGTTCGAACGCATCTATTCCCCGGGGCGGAAGGGCGGCGACAATCACTCCATGCCCGATCGTGACGGATCCTCCGTGGAACAGGCCTCCCGCGGCCGCGCCGCCCGCGGCCGGCTGGCGCTTCTCGGGGCGGAGCTCGGGTGGATCGTTCCGACGGCCACGTTCCTCCTGCGGGTCTTCGTGGAGAAGATCCCATGGCGCACCGAACTGCGGGAGAACGGGTACTTCTACGCCTTCCTCGTGGCGGGAACGACCCTCCTGCTCGCCCTGTTCGGAGGAATCGCGGGAGGCCGCATCGACGCCCTCCGCCTCCGCCGTGACTGGTTCCGCGACAAGGCGCGGCACGACGACCTCACGGGGTTCCTGACGCCGAGCGCCTTCCGGCAGGAGCTCGTCCGCGCGGTCGAAAGATCGCGGGAGACCCGCTCGCCGCTGGCGGTCATGCTCGCCGCGGTGGAGGGGCTGGCGGGCTCCGAGGCGCAGCACGGAAGCGGATTGACGAAGGCGCTCCTGCTCCACATCGCCGCGGCCGTCCGCCGGGTCGCGCCTCCCGACGCGATCGTGTCGCGATGGGGAGGTCTGGAGGTGGCGATCCTTCTGCCCGAAGCCCCCTTACGCCTCGACGAGCTTCCCCAGCGCCTGTGCGAGCAGATCTCCGAGCGGCCCGTCATGGACGCCCGGACGCGATTCTTCTGCAAGGCCAACGTCGGCGCGTATTACGGCGTCCCGGAGATCCCTCACGAGCGGGTGCTCCTTCAGGCTCAGGACGCGCTCGCGGAGGCGCGCCGCCAGGGCACGCACGTCCGGATCGCCAGCTGACTCGCCGGGCGGCCTACTTCTCTCGCTCCGCTTTGCGCCGGCGCGCCGCGCGGATCGCGGCGAGGCGCTCCGCGACCTCCCGTTCCTCCCCCGCGCCCTTCGGGTCGTAATACCGGCGGCCGCGCAGCGATTCGGGAAGGCATTCGATCCCGCCGACTCCTTCCGGCTCGTCGTGGGCGTATCGGTAACCCTTGCCGTAGCCCACCTGCTTCATCAGCCGGGTCACGGCGTTCCGGATGACCGGAGGGACCGGCTCCTGCGGGAGCTCCTCGATGTCGGCGCGCGCCTGCGATTCCGCGACGTAGAGGGCGTTCGACTTCGGCGCGAGCGCGCAGTAGGCGGCGGCCTCGACGAGGGCGAGGACGCCCTCCGGGTTTCCGAGGAAGTCGAACGCTTCCTTGGCGTCGAGAGCCACGCGCAGGGCGCGCGGGTCGGCGAGCCCGACGTCTTCCGACGCGAAGCGGACAATTCGCCGCGCGAGGTAGAGCGGCTCTTCCCCGGCCTCGATCATCCGGAGGAGCCAGTAGATCGACGCGTCGACGTCGGAATCGCGCATCGACTTGTGGAGAGCGGAAATC
The window above is part of the Thermoanaerobaculia bacterium genome. Proteins encoded here:
- a CDS encoding diguanylate cyclase, coding for MEQASRGRAARGRLALLGAELGWIVPTATFLLRVFVEKIPWRTELRENGYFYAFLVAGTTLLLALFGGIAGGRIDALRLRRDWFRDKARHDDLTGFLTPSAFRQELVRAVERSRETRSPLAVMLAAVEGLAGSEAQHGSGLTKALLLHIAAAVRRVAPPDAIVSRWGGLEVAILLPEAPLRLDELPQRLCEQISERPVMDARTRFFCKANVGAYYGVPEIPHERVLLQAQDALAEARRQGTHVRIAS